The region GCGCCTGTCCTGTATCGACGTGGTCACGAGGCTTGACCTCTCCCACGTCCGCTCGACGAGTCCGTTGCCGAGCGCCACGTAGGTGTTCGCCACGTACCCCAGCGGCGTCGTCGAGGCCGTCGCCGTCAGGCGCGGGAGGCGGGCGTCTGCCGTGGTCGGCAGCAGCATGGCGATGCCGACGGCGAGCGCGGACAGACGCAGACGGGGACGCATGGTGCATGGTTCGGGCTCGGGTGCGCCCGTTCCTGCTGCCTTCCCGCTCGGCGCGGGTCCTCAGGCCAGGTGGTGCAGGATCTCCTCCTGGACCCACCCCAGCCAGTGCAGCACCCCCAGCGCGGGAGCCTCCGGGTCGCGGGGGTCGAGGTCGCGCGCCATCTTCTCCTCGTCGACGCCGAGACGGGTGCCGATGGCGAGTCGCAGGTCTGTGAGGAGGGCGAGCCAGCCGGAGGCGGCGTCCTCGTCCAGGGTGAGCGACGCGGGCCCCGTCTCCCCGAGATCGGAGGCTGTCCGCCGGGCTCCCTCGAGCTTCAGCCGCTCGAGCTCCGATCCGGCGTACCGCCGGAAGTCCTGCTCGGCCTCCGGTTCCGCCCCCCCGTAAGCGGCGGGGAAGAGCCGGTCGACCACCGGGTCGGCGGGGCCGGCGTTGGCTTCGAGAAGGGACACCATCTCCTCGACGAGCCGGCGCAGCAGGCCGGCTTCGTCCTCGTCCAGCTCGACGCGGACGCCGCCGGGAGACCGCGAGAACCGAGGCACTAGTCGGACTTCGACATCGTCGCCCACAGACCGTGGGCGTGGAGCCGGAAGACGTCCGTCTCCGCCTTCTCACGCGGGCCGGACGATACGACGGCGCGCCCGCGGTGGTGGACGTCCAGCATCAGCTTGGTGGCCTCCTCGCGCGAGTAGCCGAACAGCTTCTGGAACACCCAGGTCACGTACGACATGAGGTTCACCGGGTCGTTGTGCACTATCACCAGCCACGGACGGTCGGGAGCTCGGTCTTGGTCGGTGCCGGTCTCGTCGATGCGCTGCGGCGTGACAACGGTGGAGCCCATGCACCCATCGTGCCACGCGCCTCCGCGAGGCCTCACGGAGCCCGGTGGCGGTTGAGGCGCCGGGGGCGGTCCAGGTGACACCGCCGCCTCCCGAGGGCCATGCCCGGTGTCACTCGCGCGGCCGGGAGCCGTGCGAGTGACCCCAGCCGGGAGCCGGAAACCGTGCGAGTGACCCCAGCCGGGAGCCGGGCAGGAAGATGCACCCATGCGCCGAACCAACCCGTTCATGCGCCGCCTCGTGCCCCTGGCCGCCCTGGCCGTCATCGCCGTCCTGCCGGTCTCCCCGGCGGCGGCCTCGGCTCTGCGGGGTTGTGTCGGGCCCGATGTCCACGCCGCCGCGCGCGGCCTCGTCTCCGAGCATGCGCGCGTGGAGGCGGTCGAGGCGGTCGCCGGATTCCGGACCGCCCTCGTCTCCGACCCCGTCCTGGTCGGCAGCGAGGCGACGCACCGCCTCGTCTCGTCGCGGGGGAGCTGGTGCCCGGTCGAGGCGTTCGACGCCGTGTGGGTCGCCGAGGGTCGGCGCGGCGATGCGGTCGCCCGCGCGTCCGCGTTCGCCGCACTGGCCGGGGAGACCTGGTTCGGGCGGACGACGGTCCGGACCGCCAGCGCGCTGCCGGGTGGGGTCGTCCGGCTCGTCACCCACGGCGAGCGCAACGGTGTCCTGGCCTCGTGGACGGTGCACCTCGACCGCGCCGGCGTACGGGCCGCCACCTGGACGGCCACCCAGATCGCGGTCCGCCCCTTCGCGGCCGATG is a window of Actinomycetota bacterium DNA encoding:
- the clpS gene encoding ATP-dependent Clp protease adapter ClpS; translation: MGSTVVTPQRIDETGTDQDRAPDRPWLVIVHNDPVNLMSYVTWVFQKLFGYSREEATKLMLDVHHRGRAVVSSGPREKAETDVFRLHAHGLWATMSKSD
- a CDS encoding DUF2017 family protein, producing the protein MPRFSRSPGGVRVELDEDEAGLLRRLVEEMVSLLEANAGPADPVVDRLFPAAYGGAEPEAEQDFRRYAGSELERLKLEGARRTASDLGETGPASLTLDEDAASGWLALLTDLRLAIGTRLGVDEEKMARDLDPRDPEAPALGVLHWLGWVQEEILHHLA